The segment CGTCACCGGCGACCAATCGCCCGGCCACATCTACGAAACCGCGCCCGAAGACTTCCCCACGCGCGGCACGCGCTCGCCGCACGCGCTCGGCATCGATCGCATCTGCGCGATCGCCGAAAGCCGTGGCACGCCCGCGCCGCGCCGCGTGCGCATCGTCGCGATCGAGGTGGCTGATCCCTACACCGTCGGCACCGAAATGGCGCTGGAGGTCGAACAGGCGATCGACGACGCCGCGGATCTGGTCGTGGAGCGCGCCCTCGAGTTTGCCTCGAGCCCGGCCGAGCCCCGGCCGGTGTAGCCTCGGGTCTTCGCCGTCCTATCAGTCCTATTCATTCCTCTAGGACCTATACGTCCTAGAGGTCCTATCCTCCCGCCTTCATCAGCCGCCTGAGCACCGGCCGCACCTGCCGTGCGAGCGTGGCGTTCGCATACCCCACCCAAGCCACCGGAGTGGTCGTGTCCAGCAGCGCGCGCAAGGGCCCGCCTTCCGGCGCCTCGACGATCCCTCCCGCCTCCCGCAGGATAAGCTCGGTGCAGATGTCGTAAGGGTGACACGCCAGCGCGGTCGTCACCCCGAGCCGCGCGAAGATCTGCGGCCGCAGGTCCGCGATCATCCGATCATGCCCGACCAGCAACTCGTAGATCTGTCCGCCCGTGGTGAGATACTGATCGTCGAAGACCAAGGCCGTGTTCTGCGCATCGGCGCAGCCGAGTTCGCTCCACATGCCCTCTTCAATTCGCGCCGCGGCCGCTTTGCCCTCGGGGAAAAACTTCACCAGCGACGCGAACCCGTGACGAAAGTCCCGCGCCCGCGACGGCTGCGGCCAATACCGCTTCGCCCGGCCAGTCCTTAAGTCCATCGCCGTGGCCACGACGCCCCGCCGTCCCGCGCCCTTGCAGACGCTGATCTGATCCGCCCGCCACTGCTTCGTGGTGGGCAGCTCCGTCATCACCGCGACCACGATGTCGCTCAACGCCGTGCGGCTGCCGCGTTGCGGCGCCAGCCCCGTCAGCACCCACGCGCTGCGTTTGTCATACATCAGGTTCCGCGTGCCGTCGATCGGATCGAGGATGCACTTGAACATCGTCTCGCTCACCGGCGTGCCGCGGGGCCACGTGACGACTTCGCCGTCCGGAATGCCCTCCATCACCAGTTCGACCGGCCAGCGGCGGGGCCATTGTGACTCGAACCACTCCATCACCACGGCTTCGCTCAGCTTGTCGACGTGGTAGATGGTGTCGGCTTGGGTCACCGCCACGACCTTCGCGAAGCTGCGACCCTGGCGCGCCCGGCTCCGGATCAGCCGCTCGCGAATCGCCCGGTGCAACGCGCACAGCAACCGGCGCGCACGTTCAAGTTGCTGGGAGGTCATCGGCGCCAGCAAAACGCTTCGGCGAGGGTTTGGCGAACCGACACTGCCATGCTGGTCAGTTCGTTGCGGCCCCGGTTCCAAGCGTCCACGCGCGAGGGCAGCCGCAGCCCTGCGGCGGACACGATCGCAGGTACCGGGTTTTTCACGCCGGGCGGTTTGCGCGAATCCCCATCTGGGCCGACCGCAAAATGCACGAAGAAACGCTGCCCACGCGGGTTATGACAGTTCCTCCAAAAATTTAGGCCGCTCATTTTCCGGGACTTAAGAACTTCGTGAGCCGGCTGGCACGTTACGAGGTAAAGGGGGTGCGCTTACACACAACCACACTTCTCCATGCCAGCCACCACCCACCTCACCGCCAAAGCCTCCCGCTCCCACCCGTCGACCGAAAACCTCCGCCGGGCAACCCCCGACGCCGCGATCGATGACGAACTGGTTCGTCGCTTCGCGCAAGGGGACGAAGCCGCGTTCGTCGAGATCATGGAGCGCTACCGCGGCAAGATCTTCACCGTCACGCTCGGCCTGCTGCGCAACCACGCCGACGCCGAAGAGATCACGCAGGACACCTTCATCCGCGCGCACCGCGGCCTGGCCAACTTCCGCGGCGACTCTTCGCTCGCGACCTGGCTCTATCGCATCGCTGTCAACTTGGCGCGCAATCGCTACTGGTATTTCTTCCGCCGCCGCCGGCAGGACTCGCTGTCGCTCGACTGCGCGTTGAGCGAGGACAGCGCGGCGACCTTCGCCGATCTGGTCGCCGACGTCGTGCAGGATCCGGCGCAGGAAACTGTGGCCGGCGAATTCTCGACGCTCGTCGATCTGTGCATGGAAAAGCTCGACGCCCGGCACCGCGAGATTCTCACGCTGCGCAACGTGCTCAACCGCTCCTACGAGGAAATCGCCACGACGCTCGGCATCAATGTCGGCACGGTCAAGAGCCGCATCGCCCGGGCCCGCGAGAACCTCCGCACGCTGCTGGCCGAGGCCTGCCCCGAGTTCGCTCCGGGGGCCGCACCCGGCGAGTGGTTCCTTCCGAGCCGCGCTACCTACGGCCGCCCCGCCATCGCCTGCGCCTGATTTCTGCCATAGTGGATTAACATTCGCAGCCAGATTGGTGTCACGATCATGACATCAATCTGGCTGTTGTGTTTTCCAGCACGACACGCCGCTCGCCGCCAGCTGCAGCTGCTTCCTGCTCCGAGCCCAATGAGCGGCTAGGAACGGCAGGGCCCGACCGCCGAGCCGGCCGCGAGGGACGAGCCGCGTCGAAACGATGTCCGGGGTTGCCAACACTGGCCGTTCCCAATCAGCCCGCTGCGACGCGGGCCGCCAGATCGCTCACCGGCGCAGCCCCAAAAACGCCGCCAGTTCCTTGAGCGCGCCTGCAGCCGCGTACCCGCGGCGCAACTTTTTCCCCGCGAGCAGCAGCTTGCGGGCGGTCCGGTCCGCCTTGGGGTCGACGTGTCCGACCAGTTCCGTCCCCGCCAGCACCGGCAGCGAATAGTGTCCGCGCACGCGCTTGTGCGCCGGCGTGTAAACTTCCCA is part of the Opitutus terrae PB90-1 genome and harbors:
- a CDS encoding RNA polymerase sigma factor — its product is MPATTHLTAKASRSHPSTENLRRATPDAAIDDELVRRFAQGDEAAFVEIMERYRGKIFTVTLGLLRNHADAEEITQDTFIRAHRGLANFRGDSSLATWLYRIAVNLARNRYWYFFRRRRQDSLSLDCALSEDSAATFADLVADVVQDPAQETVAGEFSTLVDLCMEKLDARHREILTLRNVLNRSYEEIATTLGINVGTVKSRIARARENLRTLLAEACPEFAPGAAPGEWFLPSRATYGRPAIACA
- a CDS encoding inositol monophosphatase produces the protein MTSQQLERARRLLCALHRAIRERLIRSRARQGRSFAKVVAVTQADTIYHVDKLSEAVVMEWFESQWPRRWPVELVMEGIPDGEVVTWPRGTPVSETMFKCILDPIDGTRNLMYDKRSAWVLTGLAPQRGSRTALSDIVVAVMTELPTTKQWRADQISVCKGAGRRGVVATAMDLRTGRAKRYWPQPSRARDFRHGFASLVKFFPEGKAAAARIEEGMWSELGCADAQNTALVFDDQYLTTGGQIYELLVGHDRMIADLRPQIFARLGVTTALACHPYDICTELILREAGGIVEAPEGGPLRALLDTTTPVAWVGYANATLARQVRPVLRRLMKAGG
- a CDS encoding hydrogenase maturation protease, with the translated sequence MQKVLVLGLGNDLLTDDAVGLRVAREVRERLAADPRIEVRETTEMGLGLLDFIVGHESLVVVDSVVTGDQSPGHIYETAPEDFPTRGTRSPHALGIDRICAIAESRGTPAPRRVRIVAIEVADPYTVGTEMALEVEQAIDDAADLVVERALEFASSPAEPRPV